Below is a genomic region from Clostridia bacterium.
AGCGGGGGCCAACTCCCGAACCCACAGATTCATTCCTTTCTTCCTCCCCAGAAAGGAAACTCACTCATGCGTCGCCTAGATGGCGAACGTAATGTAGCTCTTGCTTGCATTTCCTATACAGCCGGTCATCGGCCGTCCAGAATTCGCAGCGCCGCAACTCCGCAAGGGCCAGGTAGTGGGCGTCGTAAACGGTGGGAAGTCCCAGGGCCTTGGCCAGCTCCCAGGCCCTTTGCCTTTGCCCCTCCTCCATGAGGACGGTCAAAGGTATGGCCTGCACGGCGGCAAAGGCCAGGTCGGCCTGCTCTTCTGTCAGCCCGCCGCAGGCCGAAGGGCGCGTGGTCTTCTGCCGGATCACGCTGTCCACCTCAACCGGGCAGAAGACAGGGGCAATGAGGCGCACCCCTAGCGCGTGCCACCTGGTAAACAGGACCTCCGCCCTCTCGCTGTCCGCCTCGTTGAGCACCAGCTTGAGTACAAGGCTCGCGTCCACGCACACTT
It encodes:
- a CDS encoding type II toxin-antitoxin system VapC family toxin; this encodes MRLRTREVCVDASLVLKLVLNEADSERAEVLFTRWHALGVRLIAPVFCPVEVDSVIRQKTTRPSACGGLTEEQADLAFAAVQAIPLTVLMEEGQRQRAWELAKALGLPTVYDAHYLALAELRRCEFWTADDRLYRKCKQELHYVRHLGDA